A region of the Cardiocondyla obscurior isolate alpha-2009 linkage group LG03, Cobs3.1, whole genome shotgun sequence genome:
TGAAAGTTTGCTCGACAAACGCAATGCGAGTGTGCGAAATGCTGAATTAATTGTTCGTCGCTTCTTTTGATTTCAGTTTATCTTCTTGATCAGCGCTATGCTCAACGCATGGATCAATCAAGGCAGTATGATGATCTCAGAGGTGAGTGGGCTCTAATGTGAATAAAATATGCACATAATTTCGCGTGAAGTACCGCGCCTGTCTCCGAGAGAAGTAAGATGAGTCGGAGATTTCAACGACGTAAATCTCGCACAGACGTCGTTCGGTTTGTAATTCTTAAGCGACTGCTGCTTGATGCACAGTGGCAACATACGGTACTTGCGATTTACCGTTACTTATCTCGCAGctattttcattataaaaatataaatttaataatcgtaaaatacatgtacgtacgttaaaaaaatttttttcaaccaACTTGAAAGAATACTCAAAAAGTTTTGATATTTTAGCGTCGCTTTATGTATATTCGTTGCCTTATATAATCcgcaattagaaaaaatatatcgtaagCATTTTGTACTGAGTAATCGCTTTGGTTTCTTAGATAATTTTTGCGTcattagttttaaaaaatctatttgaaATCTATTCTTCTGTTATAGAGGAGGTCGAGAAACTGAAGTATAGATTCGTAATCACGACAACGTTGACCTGTTTCTCACTCTTCGGAATGCTATACCTGCTGGGAAGGACCTTAATACGGTGGAAAAGGATTCAGCATTCTTTACAAACTGTATTCAGACGAAGCATGAAAGTAAAGGTCAGAACCCAAAAAGAATAGACTTATCTAAGAGCCTTGACTCGCTATTTATTACCactgcaacaaattttttcttttggatAACTTAGACGAGCTTGTGTGGAGACAAAATACCGTAAAATCGCAGATAAAACAATCGGGGATATTTTAACGTCTGAATTTTGTTTGCTTCAGGCTAGGAACAAAGTGCAAGATGACGTCGAGGCTTCCGTGAACAAACAAAACGGTCTCAAGCTGACTATACCGAGCATAAGTGCCACGGTGGAGCAAGAAACGAAGATCGAGAATAATAACAGCAATAGCAACAGTAACGGGATTAATACCACGCCGAACACCACGAGCACTCCGCTTTCACGACGCCATGCCAGCGAGGATACCACTCTCGACTACGCTTACGATAATCCAGCAATGACACCGAGCCCGGACGCCGCGCAACTCAAGACCAAGGCACGTGAGAGTTCGTTTTAAAATTGCATGTACATTTAACATTGATAAAGATAAGGGAACGATACTACTTTTAACTTTACTTGGAAAAGTTTTTGACGTacttaaaagaaagaaatattaagaaGCACGTTTCCTAGTgctaaaaaatacattttgaaGTTCCTCCGCGAGATAAATGGGAACATTTTTGCGAAGACAATTGTATTTGtaggaaaacaaaaaaatattgaaaaaaaagattggtTATTATTGGAACCTTAGACAATCGTGGCTTAAAtgaacaggaaaaaaaaaaaaggatgtgGCGAGGCGTGTAATGTGCGTGAAATATGACGTGGCAATTCTATTATATCTTATTCTGCGAATGCATATTGAGATGTTGCATAagatttttcacgtttttatgAATGGGTTTTTCAAGCCGCGATGTTATTGCATATTGGAACATATTTATAGCGAGAAGCGATTGAATAAGAAATTGCTTATACCGCCACTTGTCTTTCTTGAATGCTTACGCATTTTAACGCGTATGTTAAGCAgattttaagaataatattcATAGTCGATTGTTCCATGAATGACCACAGTCTCAAGTTGGAAAATGACAATGCAAGCTCATTTCCAATTAAGAAAGTAATTCATCGCTTATTAAAAgagcaatattttaaataacgtttacGTCGCCCTAATAAATTACTTGTACAATTGTAATATAACTACTATAAGATTTTTGAGTGACTCGTGAATGCGTGTCGCGAACCGTGCGGCTGTGtgacttaattaaataattattgtcgcGATATGCTCGCGAGACTTACAAAGGGAACCTTCGTAACTATCCTTCACCGAGTTTGATGACTTTTGGATACgtttattcaatataataatgttactTTACGTAACATTCGGTGCTTTCGATCTTCCACAAAATCGAATAACTTCGGacgaaaaagaagtaaaaagaaCGAATGAACATATGTTACTTGAATTGCAAAACGATACACAACTTTAAATAGAGGAAGAAAAGACTTTGGATTTTTATAAGAGATATAAaataccagaagcaaaaattgTTGATTTCTATTTCTAGTATTTCATGTcctttataaaattctaaagtctcttcttcctccgaTTGAAGTTATTTATAGTTTCGCATTTTAAGCAACACACGTTCAATCGTTCCTTTTACTTCTCTTTCGTTCGAAGTAATTGGATTATTACATTGAATAAACGTATCCGAAGCTCGTTAAAATCGGTGAGGACAATTGCGAAGGTTCCCTTGTTAAGTATGTTAGAACGATATTATGATGATCgcactaaaataattttaatagtcCAAACTGGTGcgtaaatttttgttgcaaattATGCACGCGTGTCTATATAGGATTCtagtaataaatatgtatgatAAATAAGTTAAGAACTATCACTTCCTTATCAGCCATTCCGTCCATGAAAGGCCTTTCGAGCAAATGTGCGTCGTCCAGACGATGTACTTTGCATAGGTCAGTGACGTTTGCGTGCAAGAGTGAAGGGAAATCgataacaattttatcgcgaGCCGTGGCGAGCCATAGATATAACGTATTACATTGCGAAATTTCGTaggaatgtaattttttttttttatgatcaaATAagctgattattttttaaattcgatAGAATTGAAAGAATATTGACAGATATTCAATTTTGGAAATAAATATGCACTGAAATACAATTTGCTCAAAACAGCGCTCAATAATCGCTTGCTCTCCGAGGAATActctatttttatcaattggGAGGAAGTGCTCGATTAATGCTCAATTTTAATGAGTACACATGTTAAAAGTTGCtcaagattaaattaatgtaaaattctTCGCCCTCGCCGTGCAGCAATCGCTCCTGACCTTAGTTTTAATCATTTCTACACAATTCGCCGTTTAACGGTTAATGAAATAGCAATAGCTACACACTACAGCACATTTTTCATTTCATTATATGATCCCTTCGAGGGTGTCTTCCAGAAacgaagatattaattttgcccAAAGGCAGCTCGTAGTATTAAATTTGCAGATtgaatgtatgtatacatgtgtatgcgcacgtatatacatatagcaaATTACTGTAATTTACCCCTATTTAACTACTTTTATTATagttgatatattttaattaaaacgacatAAAGGAAtttttgcgaattaaaaaaaatttacgagagTAAGATGGTTTAAGATTTTAGTAGGAttctctcaatttttttttagagcgttaaaataaattgttgtgtgtaattttaattgtatataatattttactaatcaATTTTATGGTTCTAACTATTGATTCAGTATTATGAATAGATAGGCTGGTAATATTAATCCGATTTATCCGTAAATATATCATTTCTAATTTGCTCGATTCTTCTCGActttagaaaatgttataataaatatacatatacattcaTTATTCTGTTAATCATAACAAATCGGATAACTTTTTGTGcgtgataataatataacatatgTTACGTTTTAGACGAATGAGTTGGTGTATGTGAATTAGTCTGAATCTGTAAAGTATGTTCCATCGTTTGTGATCATATTATTGTACTTATTTTTAGATCGTTTTATAAATGTCTATTTGACTTGAAGCGTGCCTTTTTCAACGCAATCcgaaataattgcaattaaaaaaaaataaataacttggCGTGCCTTtccgataaattttttcaatattgaCATATATTTGTGATATACATTTAGAAATTTGTGaaatataagtattttataaagagGTAACGTCTCTCACatacatgtatgtacgtatacatatatataaagtattaaaatattaataaatttcatgctagtaataaatattttagaattaagttaacgtatatattttatttttaatattttatacccttatctttttacaaaactttgtaataatattttacttttataaaaataatatcggattaatttaaaataaatacatgaaAATGTTACTCAAgttatactttatatatatatatgtatacattagagattttcgaaaaaaaaattgcattatgagtaataatattcaaatagTTGAAACGTGATCGTTTAATTCGTTTCGTTGATTTATCCACTACGTTACATCACAACAGAATgtgaaaaaagtttttatgcgaattaattttaatcgcgatatTAAGTGATTGTTAAGATTTTGATTATACGAAGTTTGTATAATggttataatatttctaagaTATTTGTAAAATGCGACACGAATTTGTTACGACTGTCCATCATGAGAAGTTAAATACGACATAAAATCCATTTTTTCAAGTTACGCATCAATCGAAGTATatcttgaataaatatttaatatttcaccgTTGTTATCACgtcgattttaaaattaatacaaggGTGCGaatgttctttttataatattagaaGAAACCAGGCGCACGTtttgcgtgcgctatttttagAAGGGTCTCAATACGTGCGTGTCATTATAATTgagaacattaattaattacgtgttGCCGGTTCAAAAAACCCAATAACAAATTAGgaaaaaaagtcatgcgacttaccaatctgcatacagcggagttgtagacttctgccggtgactgtaacataaaaaataaaattttaatgtagacatgcgtagttaataaaattgataaaaaaaaaagtgaaggtttttttttaataaagattttattaaagaaattaatgcttacctaaaagttgct
Encoded here:
- the LOC139113589 gene encoding protein grindelwald, yielding MTLIVTTIIVLSVLANVLLAELDPRGTKCGEKFCDISEYCSPFDQHCRPCAIACNVTSHNYQPEECTKDCQFYLLDQRYAQRMDQSRQYDDLREEVEKLKYRFVITTTLTCFSLFGMLYLLGRTLIRWKRIQHSLQTVFRRSMKVKARNKVQDDVEASVNKQNGLKLTIPSISATVEQETKIENNNSNSNSNGINTTPNTTSTPLSRRHASEDTTLDYAYDNPAMTPSPDAAQLKTKARESSF